One genomic region from Clostridium saccharobutylicum DSM 13864 encodes:
- a CDS encoding S1C family serine protease, translating to MDNNKNNNFIDVESSPVDEGQQVAWKNCFEDENYIYNKKKKKKGIRMLGKVAGLLIITMVGGLFGSGITYSLMKKNISSIYPKEITSTIPQSFTASTSDAMSAADVFNKVAPAVVIVSTKSSASNGFTSGEVEGMGSGFIINEDGDILTNYHVIGNAKEITVTLSDKTEVPATVVNYDQEKDIAMIKLKAGTKVPAVAELGDSDEVYPGAEVIAIGTPLSKDFAQTLTKGVISGNNRTIEGENGTKMNLIQTDAAINPGNSGGPLVNAKGQVIGINSMKIGSQAAGASTSVEGIGFAIPINEVKSKIDALSKPALNLGIQIRELDSDTAKKYDLTEGIYVASVDEYSPAEKAGLKIGDIIVKADGKSAKTFKELKDIKDTKNAGDAISIEVIRDKKTIDLSVVLQEKS from the coding sequence ATGGATAATAATAAAAATAATAATTTTATTGATGTAGAATCATCACCAGTTGATGAAGGACAACAAGTTGCTTGGAAAAATTGTTTTGAAGATGAAAATTATATATATAATAAAAAGAAAAAGAAAAAAGGAATTCGTATGTTAGGAAAAGTAGCAGGTCTTTTAATTATTACAATGGTAGGTGGATTATTTGGAAGTGGTATAACATATTCATTGATGAAAAAAAATATATCATCTATTTATCCTAAAGAAATAACAAGTACTATTCCACAATCATTTACAGCTAGTACATCTGATGCAATGTCAGCTGCAGATGTATTTAATAAAGTAGCACCAGCAGTTGTTATTGTTTCAACTAAAAGTTCAGCAAGTAATGGATTTACAAGTGGAGAAGTGGAAGGTATGGGGTCGGGCTTTATAATAAATGAAGATGGCGATATACTAACAAATTATCATGTAATAGGAAATGCTAAAGAGATTACAGTTACTTTAAGTGATAAAACTGAAGTTCCAGCAACTGTAGTTAATTACGATCAAGAAAAAGATATTGCAATGATTAAGTTAAAAGCAGGAACTAAGGTGCCAGCGGTAGCAGAACTTGGTGACTCTGATGAAGTATATCCAGGTGCAGAGGTTATAGCGATTGGAACACCACTTTCAAAAGATTTTGCACAAACACTTACAAAGGGAGTTATAAGTGGTAATAACAGAACTATAGAGGGCGAAAATGGAACTAAGATGAATTTGATTCAAACAGATGCAGCTATAAATCCAGGTAATAGTGGTGGACCATTAGTAAATGCTAAAGGTCAAGTTATAGGAATAAATTCTATGAAGATTGGAAGCCAAGCAGCAGGAGCTTCTACTTCAGTTGAAGGTATAGGATTTGCAATTCCTATAAATGAAGTGAAGAGTAAAATAGATGCTTTATCAAAACCAGCATTAAATTTAGGAATTCAAATAAGAGAACTTGATAGTGATACTGCTAAGAAGTATGACTTAACAGAGGGAATCTATGTTGCTTCAGTTGATGAATACTCGCCAGCTGAAAAAGCTGGACTTAAGATTGGAGATATTATAGTAAAAGCAGACGGAAAATCAGCTAAGACATTCAAAGAACTTAAGGATATAAAGGATACTAAAAATGCAGGTGATGCTATTAGTATAGAAGTAATAAGAGATAAGAAAACTATTGATTTATCTGTCGTATTACAAGAAAAATCATAA
- a CDS encoding carboxypeptidase-like regulatory domain-containing protein, translating into MSGRLSMCTICPGENEQIDAVIKIGRERRSVIYGTVIDENRDPVADAVVKLLQVCDNGRIIPLTHTFTDKYGQFLLGPLCPNQKYMLKIYKDNITIRYDPIDAECSDGDCIGNKCKRHDSGCK; encoded by the coding sequence ATGAGCGGAAGATTAAGTATGTGTACTATATGTCCAGGAGAAAATGAGCAAATTGATGCAGTAATTAAAATAGGCAGAGAAAGAAGAAGTGTTATTTATGGGACAGTAATAGATGAAAATAGAGATCCTGTAGCTGATGCAGTAGTTAAATTATTGCAAGTTTGTGATAATGGTAGAATAATTCCATTAACACACACATTTACAGATAAATATGGTCAATTTTTGTTAGGACCACTTTGTCCTAATCAAAAATATATGTTAAAGATTTATAAAGATAATATTACTATCAGATACGATCCTATTGATGCAGAATGTTCTGATGGAGACTGTATTGGTAATAAGTGCAAAAGACATGATTCTGGATGTAAGTAA
- a CDS encoding ABC transporter substrate-binding protein, which yields MKNKLKYAFVFSTVLVIGIISINLFQPNKEQQVKGSIELLVNENSYDYLVTCANKFMKLNDKTTINIKKMDDYSQIKDALNKSDKEKPANVGQIDRCSFEKLEINDSKYDNDETELLNTYSKNFAKYRVDQVKSDEKSFGIPLNSRPLGFYVREDMLKQYGYKRDSMNTWNDLIEIGKDIYQKSNGTVRIINATGQDYKDLLDLLIMENLNLGKSEEEVKSQVESMIKELKDNNILNLQENGEFLARIASINGMKEIMALDVPCEWSIDNVPSIQPGANKFFATEGDNLVILNKNSDNQKLIEKFITYVITNNEEAIKYVKSGEFFSSYLYTYKEKEIEQPVKNFVGKSPLIVLSNVEEKALGIDDYDKYIKVKKELMS from the coding sequence ATGAAAAATAAACTCAAGTATGCTTTTGTTTTTTCTACTGTTTTAGTTATAGGAATAATAAGCATTAACTTATTTCAACCTAATAAGGAACAACAGGTTAAAGGAAGCATAGAACTTTTAGTAAATGAAAATTCTTATGATTATTTAGTTACATGTGCAAATAAATTTATGAAATTAAATGATAAAACTACAATTAATATAAAAAAGATGGATGATTATAGCCAAATTAAAGATGCATTAAATAAATCTGATAAAGAAAAGCCTGCTAATGTAGGTCAAATAGATAGATGCAGCTTTGAAAAATTAGAGATAAATGATTCAAAATATGATAATGATGAGACAGAGCTTTTGAATACATATTCTAAAAACTTTGCAAAATATAGAGTTGATCAAGTTAAAAGTGATGAAAAATCTTTTGGAATACCATTGAATTCTCGACCATTAGGATTTTATGTTAGGGAAGATATGCTTAAGCAATATGGATATAAAAGAGATAGCATGAATACATGGAATGATTTAATAGAAATAGGAAAAGATATTTATCAAAAAAGTAATGGAACAGTTAGAATCATAAATGCAACAGGGCAAGATTATAAAGATCTATTAGATTTATTAATAATGGAAAATTTAAATTTAGGTAAAAGTGAGGAAGAAGTCAAGTCACAAGTTGAATCTATGATAAAAGAATTAAAAGACAACAATATATTGAATTTACAAGAAAATGGAGAATTTTTGGCTCGTATAGCTTCAATTAATGGAATGAAGGAAATAATGGCGTTAGATGTACCATGTGAATGGAGTATAGATAATGTACCAAGCATTCAACCAGGAGCAAATAAATTTTTTGCAACAGAAGGAGATAATCTAGTTATATTAAATAAAAATAGTGATAATCAAAAGTTGATTGAAAAGTTTATAACTTATGTAATAACAAACAACGAAGAAGCTATTAAATATGTGAAGAGTGGAGAATTTTTCTCAAGTTATTTGTACACTTATAAAGAAAAGGAAATAGAACAACCAGTTAAGAACTTTGTAGGTAAAAGTCCACTTATAGTTTTAAGTAATGTAGAAGAAAAAGCACTAGGAATAGATGACTATGATAAATACATCAAGGTAAAAAAAGAACTTATGAGTTAA
- a CDS encoding glycosyltransferase family 4 protein: MKIAIDARGASLYHGTGIGTYTNNLISESLSIDSEDEFTLFCTGKFNDEFNKKNANIILSSGKHGGFYEKYYIPKQLNELHVDLYHIPQNGIGFDFDTTIPTLVTIHDLIPYIMPETVGKGYLERFLRDMPNIIMNSAGILTVSEYSKKDILKFFSFYPEDKIFVTPLAANSSFKPLNKENCMSYVKNKFKLSEPYILYIGGFSPRKNALGLIKAFQNVYKDLNKPYKLLLGGSLKDEGENLYKFVKETNLQDRVIFCGFLEDEILPILYSGCDAFVYPSLYEGFGLPPLEAMSCKAPVITSNLSSIPEVTGDSAILINPCNKDDLENALVNVLNNEDLKDTLREKGYMRSRNFTWQKTAQKTLTAYKSLISSYK, encoded by the coding sequence ATGAAAATTGCCATAGATGCACGTGGTGCTAGTTTATATCACGGGACTGGCATTGGTACTTATACTAATAACCTTATATCAGAATCTCTTTCTATTGATTCAGAAGATGAATTCACCTTGTTTTGTACTGGAAAATTTAATGATGAATTCAATAAAAAAAATGCTAATATCATATTGTCCTCCGGCAAACATGGTGGTTTTTATGAAAAGTATTATATACCTAAGCAATTAAACGAACTTCATGTAGATTTATATCATATTCCTCAAAATGGAATAGGTTTTGATTTTGATACAACTATTCCTACACTTGTTACAATACATGATTTAATTCCTTATATAATGCCAGAAACTGTAGGTAAAGGCTATTTAGAAAGATTCTTACGTGATATGCCTAATATAATTATGAATTCAGCAGGTATTTTAACTGTATCAGAATACTCTAAAAAAGATATTTTAAAATTTTTCAGCTTTTATCCTGAAGATAAAATATTTGTGACTCCACTAGCTGCAAATAGCAGTTTTAAGCCTTTAAATAAAGAGAACTGCATGTCATATGTAAAAAATAAATTTAAACTAAGCGAACCATATATACTATATATTGGTGGATTTAGTCCCAGAAAAAATGCTTTAGGATTAATAAAAGCGTTTCAAAATGTATATAAGGATTTGAATAAGCCATATAAATTACTACTTGGGGGTTCATTAAAAGATGAAGGTGAGAATCTATACAAATTTGTAAAAGAAACTAACTTACAGGATAGAGTTATTTTTTGCGGATTTTTAGAAGATGAAATATTACCAATTCTATATAGTGGATGTGATGCATTTGTATACCCTTCTCTATATGAGGGATTTGGACTTCCACCATTAGAAGCTATGAGCTGCAAAGCACCTGTTATAACCTCCAATTTATCTTCAATACCAGAAGTCACTGGAGACAGTGCCATATTAATAAATCCATGTAATAAAGACGATTTAGAAAATGCCTTAGTAAATGTTTTAAATAATGAAGATTTAAAAGATACACTTAGAGAAAAAGGATACATGAGAAGCCGTAATTTTACATGGCAGAAAACCGCACAAAAAACATTAACTGCCTATAAATCATTAATATCTAGTTATAAATAA
- a CDS encoding CotS family spore coat protein has protein sequence MDNSKEILRIKDYVEKNYNLDVEDVEKVKNSYKILTKDGGYCLKVIRYEFSHFYFILSAMKHLQRKGFNDIPEFILNKDKKDYGVLDGNYVYLTKWIPSRVSNYDNPIELAKIAAELGKLHQCSKGFTLEKEMKPRIGWFSWEKVFETRKNEILDFKNRINQKANKSEFDLLYLDNIEQEIKRADRSISGLKKNNYIKVMEKEVFGRGFCHHDYAHHNILIDDNRNINVIDFDYCILDSHLHDLSSFLIRTMKDDKWEKEKADLILNSYRKVMEIKNYEIPIIREFIRFPQAFWQIGLQVYWEQQPWGEEFFINKMKKYLSDCLAREEFIDSYFKGGD, from the coding sequence ATGGATAATAGTAAAGAGATACTGAGAATTAAGGACTATGTTGAGAAAAACTACAATTTAGATGTAGAAGATGTAGAAAAAGTTAAAAATAGCTATAAAATTCTTACTAAAGATGGTGGATATTGTTTAAAAGTAATTAGATATGAATTTTCTCATTTCTATTTTATTTTATCTGCGATGAAACATTTACAGAGAAAAGGTTTTAATGATATTCCAGAGTTTATTTTAAATAAGGATAAGAAGGATTATGGAGTTTTAGATGGTAATTATGTTTATTTAACAAAATGGATTCCATCAAGAGTAAGTAATTATGATAATCCAATAGAATTAGCTAAGATTGCAGCTGAACTTGGGAAGCTGCATCAATGTAGCAAGGGATTTACGTTAGAAAAAGAAATGAAGCCAAGAATAGGATGGTTTTCATGGGAGAAAGTATTTGAAACAAGAAAGAATGAAATATTAGATTTTAAAAATAGAATAAATCAAAAAGCTAATAAATCAGAATTTGACTTATTATACTTAGATAATATTGAACAGGAAATAAAGAGAGCAGATAGAAGTATATCAGGTCTTAAGAAAAATAATTATATAAAGGTTATGGAAAAAGAGGTTTTTGGTAGAGGATTTTGCCATCATGATTACGCTCATCACAATATTTTAATAGATGATAATAGAAATATTAATGTTATAGATTTTGATTATTGTATATTAGATTCACATTTACATGATCTGTCGTCATTTCTAATAAGGACTATGAAGGATGATAAATGGGAAAAAGAAAAAGCAGATTTAATATTAAACTCCTATAGAAAAGTAATGGAAATAAAAAATTATGAAATACCAATAATAAGAGAATTTATAAGATTTCCACAAGCTTTTTGGCAAATAGGACTTCAAGTATATTGGGAGCAGCAGCCTTGGGGAGAAGAGTTTTTTATTAATAAAATGAAAAAGTATCTGTCTGACTGCCTTGCGAGAGAAGAATTTATTGACAGCTATTTTAAGGGAGGAGATTAA
- a CDS encoding spore coat protein codes for MTAILREEININASSVNEYLNKNGINIVGKYFSYDKNLDSKNIFSQINLIVDFHKTLMGCRFEGLSRIGSTIGKEIESYKVQIRRLQRNYDYILNNCCQNNVDRLILLEGNNMLKQGAESIDYIYKHDYFSAIERSMNRQEICIGRVDHGNLRKNKEKFEIGTIKNMTYNLVEEDMYKYIKKLQRKRINIDEEELINIFVHSSHLSFNSLEYLRGLCSYPRDFFRSWERYRQNKKGKTNDEFLAELKNSLNYEGKSFFK; via the coding sequence TTGACAGCTATTTTAAGGGAGGAGATTAATATTAATGCTTCATCGGTTAATGAATATTTAAATAAAAATGGCATAAATATTGTTGGAAAATATTTTAGTTATGATAAAAATTTAGACAGTAAAAATATTTTTTCTCAAATTAATTTAATAGTGGACTTTCATAAAACTTTAATGGGGTGTAGATTTGAAGGATTAAGCAGGATTGGAAGTACAATAGGCAAAGAGATAGAATCATATAAAGTTCAAATAAGAAGACTTCAGAGAAATTATGATTATATTCTTAATAATTGTTGTCAAAACAATGTAGATAGGTTAATTTTGTTAGAAGGAAATAATATGCTTAAGCAAGGAGCAGAATCAATAGACTATATTTATAAACACGATTATTTTTCAGCTATAGAACGTAGTATGAATAGACAAGAAATATGTATTGGACGGGTTGATCACGGAAATTTAAGAAAGAACAAAGAAAAATTTGAAATAGGTACGATTAAGAATATGACATATAATTTAGTAGAAGAAGATATGTATAAATATATTAAGAAGTTACAGAGAAAGAGAATTAACATAGATGAAGAAGAGCTCATAAACATATTTGTACATTCATCTCATTTATCATTTAACAGTCTTGAATATTTAAGAGGTTTATGTAGTTATCCAAGGGACTTTTTTAGGAGTTGGGAGAGATATAGGCAAAACAAAAAAGGAAAGACAAATGATGAATTTTTAGCAGAATTGAAGAATAGCCTTAATTATGAAGGGAAGAGCTTTTTTAAATAG
- a CDS encoding CotS family spore coat protein, with translation MNKIKYSEKKYLCNYDLSLEFFNELGIKVNDIVPLRKVFVISTDDGNKILKKVNYDIDKVNLISDSLEYIKKTYKNVISYNKLKNNLNYKEWKKDIYVVMDILDGREVSISNPVEVSLCAKNIALMHKASKGLREYLSEKYNKDFLDISLKEKFQKAYDELVYMKNLVNNYKYKNEFDTLFSNNINKYLLEIRKVQDKLEKSSYEKLRQDKELICLCHNDLAYHNFLVKNKEISIIDFDFMTLDLRIMDVADFILKSIKNAAYDVNKMLLAIEGYESVSSLRNEEKELLYILLEFPQDFYNISRDYYYKRKNWDYDVYLSRLKAKLDNERFRYEFLDVYKAHERK, from the coding sequence ATGAATAAAATTAAATATTCTGAAAAAAAATATTTATGTAATTATGATTTGAGTTTAGAGTTTTTTAATGAATTAGGAATTAAAGTGAATGATATTGTACCTCTTAGAAAGGTATTTGTTATATCTACTGATGATGGAAATAAAATTTTAAAAAAAGTTAATTATGATATAGATAAAGTAAATTTAATTAGTGATTCTTTAGAGTATATAAAAAAAACTTATAAGAATGTAATATCATATAACAAGCTTAAAAATAATCTTAATTACAAGGAATGGAAAAAAGATATTTATGTTGTTATGGATATTTTAGATGGAAGAGAAGTATCTATTTCAAACCCAGTAGAAGTAAGCCTTTGTGCAAAAAATATAGCTTTAATGCATAAAGCATCAAAAGGCTTAAGAGAGTATTTAAGTGAGAAATATAATAAAGACTTTCTGGATATATCATTGAAAGAGAAATTTCAAAAAGCTTATGATGAACTTGTTTATATGAAAAATTTAGTTAATAATTATAAATATAAAAATGAATTTGATACTTTATTCAGCAACAATATAAATAAATATTTGCTTGAAATAAGGAAAGTGCAAGATAAACTTGAAAAAAGCAGCTATGAAAAATTAAGGCAGGACAAAGAGTTGATTTGCCTTTGTCACAATGATTTAGCATATCATAACTTCCTAGTTAAAAATAAAGAAATAAGTATAATAGATTTTGATTTTATGACTTTAGATTTAAGAATAATGGATGTTGCAGATTTTATTTTAAAATCTATAAAGAATGCAGCTTATGATGTTAATAAAATGCTTCTAGCAATAGAAGGATATGAAAGTGTTAGCAGTTTAAGAAATGAAGAAAAAGAATTATTATATATACTTTTAGAATTTCCTCAAGATTTTTATAATATATCTAGAGATTACTATTATAAAAGAAAAAATTGGGATTATGATGTTTATTTAAGCAGATTAAAGGCAAAATTAGATAATGAAAGGTTTAGATACGAATTTTTAGATGTTTATAAGGCACATGAAAGAAAATAA
- a CDS encoding glycosyltransferase family 4 protein, translated as MKIGIDGRAAKWYRGTGIGTYTHELIRGLNSTDCSNDYLIFMPQCDSLSNLKDNFKIQPVESISSNNFWDNVKVPNILNDANIELYHVPQNGVGLSDNISCKKVITLHDIIPLRMPETVSDRYLRIFNNELPKILDNCDGIITVSQFSKDDISREFNFPLKNIYVTPLAAEDIYKPLSKCQSKALITKKYGIEEDFILYVGGFSPRKNILGLIEAYSKLSNKLKETFKLVITGRKGPSYYKYKSRAEELSVSKNVIFTDFVPLEDMPLFYNATEVLVYPSFYEGFGLPPVEAMACGTPVIASNTTSLPEVCYESALLIDPYDIDLLAYDIERVLSNSLLKLTMVKKSLTRSNEFSWNKTAINTINAYKSIISS; from the coding sequence ATGAAAATAGGAATAGATGGTAGGGCTGCAAAGTGGTATAGGGGGACTGGAATAGGAACATATACCCATGAATTAATAAGAGGTCTTAATAGTACTGATTGTAGTAATGATTATTTAATTTTTATGCCACAATGCGATTCTTTAAGTAATTTAAAGGATAATTTTAAAATACAACCTGTTGAATCTATATCTTCAAATAATTTTTGGGATAATGTAAAAGTTCCAAATATACTAAATGACGCAAATATCGAACTTTATCATGTACCTCAAAATGGTGTTGGACTTTCAGATAACATTAGCTGTAAAAAAGTTATTACTTTACATGATATCATTCCTCTCAGAATGCCTGAAACTGTTAGTGATAGATATCTCAGAATATTCAATAACGAGTTACCTAAAATTTTAGATAACTGTGATGGGATAATTACAGTTTCACAATTTTCTAAGGATGATATTTCAAGAGAATTTAATTTTCCTCTTAAAAATATTTATGTAACACCTCTCGCTGCTGAAGATATTTATAAACCATTAAGTAAATGTCAATCCAAAGCCCTAATTACAAAAAAATATGGCATAGAAGAAGATTTTATACTTTATGTTGGTGGATTCAGTCCAAGAAAAAATATCTTAGGTTTAATTGAAGCGTATTCAAAACTTTCTAACAAATTAAAAGAAACATTTAAATTAGTTATTACAGGTAGAAAAGGTCCGTCTTATTACAAATACAAATCTAGAGCAGAGGAACTTAGCGTATCTAAAAATGTAATCTTTACAGATTTTGTACCCCTTGAAGATATGCCTTTATTTTATAATGCCACAGAAGTATTAGTATACCCATCTTTCTACGAAGGATTTGGTCTTCCTCCTGTAGAAGCCATGGCCTGTGGTACTCCTGTTATTGCTTCTAATACAACATCTCTACCTGAGGTATGTTACGAATCAGCTCTTTTAATAGATCCTTATGATATAGATTTATTAGCTTATGATATAGAAAGAGTATTAAGTAACAGTTTGTTAAAATTAACAATGGTTAAAAAGAGTTTAACTCGTAGTAATGAATTTTCTTGGAATAAAACAGCTATAAATACCATAAATGCTTACAAATCAATCATAAGCTCATAA
- a CDS encoding CotS family spore coat protein yields the protein MMREFEIERQFNIKIEKIKANKGVYYLKTDKGERCLKKINYGPQKLLFVYGAKEHLRKNGFTNLDNYYLNINKEPYALVNEDLYTLSEWLDGRECDFHNIDEVKIAASTLAKLHEASKGYDPPENSKLKSDLGRWPHLMEKRIKSLDKMRDMVRKKNIKSDFDMLYLKSMEFYKEIGRQALTTLKESDYYELCMIAENEKSFCHHDFTYHNIILSENMDVHVIDFDYCKREVRTFDISNFMTKVLKRVDWDLDFAINILNSYNSVSELKPEEYKVLYAYLQFPQRYWRLANRYYYNEVNWGQNTFASKLGSIIDEQDKYLEFLEKFKNEYKL from the coding sequence ATGATGAGGGAATTTGAAATTGAAAGACAATTTAACATTAAGATAGAAAAAATTAAAGCAAATAAAGGTGTTTACTATCTTAAAACAGATAAGGGAGAGCGATGTTTAAAAAAGATAAACTATGGTCCTCAAAAATTATTGTTTGTATATGGTGCGAAAGAGCATTTAAGAAAAAATGGGTTCACAAATTTAGATAATTATTATTTAAACATAAATAAAGAACCTTATGCATTGGTTAATGAGGATTTGTATACTTTATCAGAATGGTTGGATGGAAGAGAATGTGACTTTCACAATATAGATGAAGTAAAAATAGCGGCTTCAACTTTAGCAAAACTACATGAAGCATCTAAAGGATATGATCCACCAGAAAATTCTAAATTGAAAAGCGATCTTGGTAGATGGCCTCATCTAATGGAAAAAAGAATAAAATCGTTAGATAAAATGAGAGATATGGTAAGGAAGAAAAACATAAAAAGCGATTTTGATATGCTTTACTTAAAATCAATGGAATTTTATAAAGAAATAGGTAGACAAGCTTTGACAACATTAAAAGAATCTGACTACTACGAATTATGTATGATTGCAGAAAATGAAAAAAGCTTTTGCCATCATGATTTTACTTATCATAATATAATTCTTAGTGAGAACATGGATGTACATGTTATAGATTTTGATTATTGTAAGAGAGAAGTTAGAACATTTGATATAAGTAATTTTATGACAAAAGTTTTAAAGAGAGTAGACTGGGATTTAGATTTTGCTATTAATATTTTAAATTCATATAATTCAGTATCAGAGTTAAAACCAGAAGAGTATAAAGTATTATACGCATATCTTCAATTTCCTCAAAGATATTGGAGGCTTGCAAATAGATATTACTATAATGAAGTTAATTGGGGGCAAAATACATTTGCAAGTAAATTAGGTTCCATAATAGATGAGCAGGATAAGTACTTAGAATTTTTAGAAAAGTTTAAGAATGAATATAAATTATAA
- the yabG gene encoding sporulation peptidase YabG, translated as MDIGDIVVRKSYDKDVTFKIIDIKENVGERNFILKGINIRIIADSKGEDLEMAEENSGSQDKILNTRVKEAIKNAVLLRSDVRDKVDKYPKIKKNDELFFGRPGKILHVDGDSEYMETCLKVYKQLALDAVGKAIPERKQPEVIVSLVKEIKPDIVVLTGHDSVIKDPKDYLDLDNYRNSKYYLESVKNLRNYNSSYDELVIFAGACQSCYERILDMGANFASSPNRVLIHCLDPVFVCEKIAYTRIDQVVSITDVIENTITGIKGVGGLQTRGKYREGYPKSPYI; from the coding sequence ATGGATATTGGGGATATAGTTGTTAGGAAATCTTATGATAAAGATGTTACTTTTAAGATAATTGATATCAAAGAAAATGTAGGAGAAAGAAATTTTATTTTAAAGGGGATTAATATAAGAATTATAGCAGATTCAAAAGGTGAAGATCTTGAGATGGCTGAAGAGAATAGTGGGTCACAGGATAAAATTTTAAATACAAGAGTAAAAGAAGCAATAAAGAATGCAGTTTTATTAAGAAGTGATGTTAGAGATAAAGTTGATAAATATCCCAAAATAAAAAAAAATGATGAATTGTTTTTTGGAAGACCAGGAAAAATACTTCATGTAGATGGAGATAGTGAGTACATGGAAACCTGTTTAAAGGTATATAAGCAGTTAGCATTAGATGCAGTAGGTAAAGCCATACCAGAAAGAAAGCAGCCAGAGGTTATTGTAAGTTTGGTTAAAGAAATAAAACCAGATATAGTTGTTTTAACAGGTCATGATAGTGTGATAAAAGATCCTAAAGATTATTTGGATTTAGATAATTACAGAAATTCTAAATACTATTTAGAATCAGTAAAAAATTTAAGAAATTATAATTCAAGCTATGATGAGCTGGTTATATTTGCAGGAGCATGTCAAAGTTGTTATGAAAGAATTTTAGACATGGGTGCTAACTTTGCTTCAAGTCCCAATAGGGTTTTAATTCATTGTTTAGATCCAGTTTTTGTATGTGAGAAGATTGCCTACACAAGAATAGATCAAGTGGTTTCAATAACTGATGTAATTGAAAATACTATAACAGGAATAAAAGGTGTCGGAGGGCTTCAAACTAGAGGAAAGTATAGGGAAGGGTATCCTAAGTCACCTTATATATAA